One window of the Granulicella arctica genome contains the following:
- a CDS encoding radical SAM protein has translation MRAPSRLATLPILLLNIHTQCNCRCVMCDIWKRKDSTELSAASLERHRDSLRTLATRQVVLSGGESLLNRDLPDICAFFRSLNIRITLLTTGLLLHKRAALVAAAIDEIIISIDGPVEIHNAIRSIPRAFETIARGIQTVRTLNPAMPIACRTTVQKQNHAHLRATVEAAHALALDSISFLPADISSGAFNREQGWSPNRQSEIALDPSELATLESEVEFLIATHADDLRTRFIAESPAKLRRIPTRFREFLEGTPPRAPRCNAPWVSTVMEVDGTLRPCFFHPPVATTSHSTLEEAINSQTAQAFRSRLEVATDPTCQRCVCSLNLPV, from the coding sequence GTGCGTGCGCCCTCCCGCCTCGCTACGCTTCCCATCCTCCTCCTTAACATCCATACGCAATGCAACTGTCGCTGCGTCATGTGCGACATCTGGAAGCGTAAAGACTCCACCGAACTCTCCGCAGCATCCCTAGAACGCCACCGAGACTCCCTCCGCACCCTCGCCACCCGCCAGGTTGTCCTCTCCGGCGGCGAATCTCTCCTCAACCGCGATCTCCCCGACATCTGCGCCTTCTTCCGCAGCCTTAACATCCGCATCACCCTCCTCACCACCGGGCTGCTCCTTCACAAACGGGCCGCCCTCGTAGCCGCAGCCATAGACGAAATCATCATCTCCATCGACGGCCCCGTCGAGATTCACAACGCCATCCGCAGCATCCCCCGAGCCTTCGAAACCATAGCCCGAGGTATCCAGACCGTCCGCACCCTCAACCCCGCCATGCCCATCGCCTGCCGAACCACCGTGCAGAAGCAGAACCACGCCCACCTCCGCGCCACCGTCGAAGCCGCCCACGCCCTTGCCCTCGACAGCATCTCCTTCCTGCCCGCAGATATCTCCTCAGGAGCCTTCAACCGAGAACAGGGCTGGTCGCCCAATCGCCAAAGCGAGATAGCCCTTGACCCATCCGAACTCGCCACCCTCGAGTCCGAGGTCGAATTCCTCATCGCCACCCACGCAGATGACCTCCGCACCCGCTTCATCGCCGAGAGCCCAGCCAAACTCCGCCGCATCCCCACGCGCTTCCGCGAATTTCTCGAAGGCACCCCGCCCCGCGCCCCGCGCTGCAACGCCCCCTGGGTCTCGACCGTCATGGAGGTCGATGGCACCCTTCGCCCCTGCTTCTTCCACCCGCCTGTAGCCACCACCAGCCACAGCACTCTTGAAGAAGCCATCAACAGCCAGACCGCCCAGGCCTTCCGCAGTCGCCTTGAAGTAGCTACAGACCCTACCTGCCAACGCTGCGTCTGCTCGCTCAACCTGCCTGTCTAG
- a CDS encoding methyltransferase domain-containing protein, with protein MSTRPAAPGSIFDQWAEVYDTQSNPLLMLEERTAPSLLPPIKDNNILDVGCGTGRWLVRLEALAPHSLTGTDCSTTMLEQARRKLSQATVLHESEATNLPGSTNSYDLILASFVLSYVDDLPAFACECARTLRPGGHILLSDMHPATAAERGWTRSFRTAETTINIPAHCRTLTEIIATFTNHSFELSTLTEPAFGPPERPTFEQAGKLTDYESLTNTPAIYLLKLLYSPTVPGAPPATSREHVPVSSRTQITNARWSVNATTWNHHPLTIDGNQIAPANSRHDDTLDLAGYVLLPGLINAHDHLEFALFPNLGRSPNAPAYSNSAEWANEIHNVHAATINLHRQIPLATRLWWGALRNLLCGVTTVCHHNPFHPELTHPDFLVRVLTDFGWAHSLSFERNVTARFESTPADRPFILHAGEGIGHPSREELDELNRLHLLSRNTVLVHGLAFTESDIALLNQRSVSLVLCPTSNLFLFAQSPSNALITSIEHAALGSDSPLTAIGDLLDEIHHLQSQRLDPNLLYNLVTENPSAILHLHKGEGTILPGGRADLIAVRDTHQTPAQTIANLTLADVELVLLGGRVHAASPSLYKRLVPESRVGLHLLEISGHQRWVRAPLPALFEAAEQVLGKGNLRLGNKEVHHLPLS; from the coding sequence GTGAGCACGCGGCCTGCCGCTCCTGGCAGCATCTTCGATCAATGGGCCGAGGTCTACGACACCCAGTCCAACCCCCTGCTCATGCTCGAGGAGCGCACCGCGCCCAGCCTCCTGCCCCCGATCAAAGACAACAACATCCTCGACGTAGGCTGCGGCACAGGCCGCTGGCTCGTCCGCCTCGAAGCGCTCGCCCCCCATTCGCTCACCGGCACCGACTGCTCTACCACCATGCTGGAGCAAGCCCGCAGAAAGCTAAGCCAAGCCACCGTTCTGCACGAGAGCGAAGCTACCAACTTACCCGGCAGCACCAACTCCTACGACCTCATCCTCGCCTCCTTCGTCCTGAGCTACGTGGACGACCTACCCGCCTTCGCCTGCGAGTGCGCCCGCACTCTCAGGCCCGGCGGCCACATCCTCCTCTCAGACATGCATCCCGCCACTGCAGCCGAGCGTGGCTGGACCCGCAGCTTTCGCACCGCCGAGACCACAATCAACATCCCCGCACACTGCCGCACGCTGACGGAGATCATCGCCACATTCACAAATCACAGCTTCGAACTAAGCACCCTCACCGAACCCGCCTTCGGTCCTCCAGAACGACCCACCTTCGAGCAGGCAGGCAAGCTAACCGACTACGAAAGCCTCACGAACACCCCCGCAATCTACCTGCTCAAACTGCTCTACAGCCCCACAGTTCCGGGCGCCCCACCTGCAACATCTCGGGAACACGTCCCTGTCTCCTCAAGAACGCAGATCACCAACGCACGCTGGAGCGTCAACGCCACCACCTGGAACCACCACCCACTCACCATTGACGGCAACCAGATCGCACCAGCCAACTCGCGCCACGACGACACGCTCGACCTGGCCGGCTATGTCCTCCTGCCCGGCCTCATCAACGCGCACGATCATCTGGAGTTTGCCCTCTTCCCAAACCTCGGCCGCTCTCCAAACGCCCCCGCCTATAGCAACTCCGCCGAGTGGGCCAATGAGATTCACAACGTACACGCCGCGACCATCAATCTCCACCGCCAAATCCCTCTCGCCACCAGATTGTGGTGGGGCGCACTCCGCAACCTCCTCTGCGGCGTCACCACCGTCTGCCACCACAATCCATTCCATCCAGAACTCACACACCCCGACTTCCTCGTCCGCGTCCTCACTGACTTCGGCTGGGCTCATTCCCTTAGCTTCGAACGCAATGTAACCGCGCGTTTCGAGAGCACCCCAGCCGACCGGCCCTTCATCCTCCATGCCGGAGAAGGCATCGGTCACCCAAGCCGCGAGGAACTCGACGAACTTAATCGCCTCCACCTACTCAGTCGGAACACCGTTCTCGTCCACGGTCTCGCCTTCACCGAATCAGACATAGCTCTCCTCAACCAGCGCAGCGTCTCGCTCGTCCTCTGCCCCACCTCAAACCTCTTCCTCTTTGCCCAATCGCCTTCGAACGCCCTCATCACCTCGATCGAACACGCCGCGTTAGGCAGCGACTCACCTCTCACAGCCATCGGCGATCTGCTCGACGAAATCCACCATCTCCAGTCCCAACGCCTGGACCCCAATCTCCTCTACAACCTCGTCACCGAGAACCCATCCGCAATCCTGCACCTCCACAAGGGCGAAGGCACCATCCTTCCCGGCGGGAGAGCTGACCTCATAGCCGTCCGCGATACTCATCAAACTCCAGCGCAGACCATAGCCAACCTCACCCTTGCAGATGTAGAACTCGTCCTCCTCGGCGGTCGAGTTCATGCTGCCTCACCATCCCTCTACAAACGCCTGGTGCCTGAATCCCGCGTCGGCCTGCATCTCCTCGAAATAAGCGGCCATCAACGCTGGGTCCGCGCTCCCCTACCCGCACTCTTCGAAGCTGCCGAACAGGTTCTCGGCAAGGGTAATCTCCGCCTGGGCAACAAGGAGGTGCATCATCTCCCACTTAGTTGA
- a CDS encoding B12-binding domain-containing radical SAM protein: MIILYHPRATKPRNRRLPLAVLALAAALEGKEEYEIVDGNLEDGATESILKLISEHHVELLGVSAMPGPQMVAAMETSREVRRLHPEVTICWGGYFPSLYPDAALNARYVDYVVRGQGEDTLLELLDALRGNRSLDSVKGLLYKDIFGLRHDNGERPMKGPDEFPWSPFHRLPVEKYMRPSFFGKRTAVHHASIGCPFNCSFCGVHAAYGNKEKFESPERTVAILTHLVDQYGADSVQFYDMNFFLREDLARDLCDRMAHLNLRWWCEARVDIMSRYTDDTWAAIKRAGCTMIFFGAESGSDWVLEEMQKGITTEQTLDIARRTYQFGIIPEFSFVVGNPNDPERDTRETLNFIRKIKRINPDSEIIIQHYTPTPQPHKAGGEMYGNIEVPFPDTPAGWATKEWMNYTLRIDTNAPWLKQKTKNLIDNFETVVASRWPTVQDIRAPKWTRLFLQALSAWRYTFRVYGFPFELHLANQFIALRKPKRESL; the protein is encoded by the coding sequence ATGATCATCCTCTACCATCCTCGCGCTACCAAGCCGCGCAACCGCCGTCTTCCTCTCGCTGTACTCGCCCTCGCCGCAGCACTTGAAGGTAAAGAGGAGTACGAGATCGTCGATGGCAATCTCGAAGATGGCGCCACCGAAAGCATCCTCAAACTCATCAGCGAACACCACGTCGAACTCCTCGGCGTCTCTGCCATGCCCGGCCCCCAGATGGTAGCCGCCATGGAGACCTCACGCGAGGTTCGCCGCCTGCACCCTGAGGTCACCATCTGCTGGGGCGGGTACTTCCCCTCCCTCTACCCAGACGCCGCTCTCAACGCCCGCTATGTCGATTACGTCGTCCGTGGACAGGGTGAAGACACCCTCCTCGAACTGCTGGATGCCCTTCGCGGCAATCGCTCCCTCGACTCCGTCAAAGGCCTCCTCTACAAAGACATCTTCGGCCTCCGTCACGACAACGGCGAGCGCCCCATGAAGGGTCCCGACGAGTTTCCCTGGTCACCCTTCCATCGTTTGCCCGTCGAGAAGTACATGCGCCCCTCGTTCTTCGGCAAGCGCACCGCCGTCCACCATGCCAGCATCGGTTGTCCATTCAACTGCAGCTTCTGCGGCGTCCACGCAGCCTATGGCAACAAGGAAAAGTTTGAGTCACCGGAACGCACCGTGGCCATCCTCACCCACCTCGTCGATCAGTACGGTGCAGACTCCGTCCAGTTCTACGACATGAACTTCTTCCTTCGCGAAGATCTTGCCCGCGACCTTTGCGACCGCATGGCCCACCTCAACCTTCGCTGGTGGTGTGAGGCTCGCGTCGACATCATGTCCCGCTACACCGACGACACCTGGGCCGCCATCAAACGCGCCGGGTGCACCATGATCTTCTTCGGTGCCGAGTCCGGCTCCGACTGGGTCCTTGAAGAGATGCAGAAGGGCATCACCACCGAGCAGACCCTTGACATAGCCCGCCGCACCTACCAGTTCGGCATTATCCCCGAGTTCTCCTTCGTCGTCGGCAACCCGAACGATCCTGAACGCGACACGCGCGAGACCCTCAACTTCATCCGCAAGATCAAGCGCATCAACCCTGACTCCGAGATCATCATCCAGCACTACACCCCCACCCCACAGCCTCACAAGGCAGGCGGTGAGATGTATGGCAACATCGAGGTTCCCTTTCCGGACACCCCCGCCGGCTGGGCCACCAAGGAGTGGATGAACTACACCCTTCGGATCGACACCAACGCTCCCTGGCTCAAGCAGAAGACCAAGAACCTCATCGACAACTTCGAGACCGTCGTCGCCTCTCGCTGGCCAACCGTGCAGGATATCCGCGCCCCCAAGTGGACCCGTCTCTTCCTCCAGGCCCTCAGCGCCTGGCGGTATACCTTTCGCGTCTACGGCTTCCCCTTCGAGCTTCATCTCGCCAATCAGTTCATCGCCCTGCGCAAGCCCAAACGAGAGAGCCTGTGA
- a CDS encoding class I SAM-dependent methyltransferase: MTTLQLIPSLSNPATSLSGQPVLLCCRCSSVLTTLDATTSTSCSHCNAETLCDKGIWRSLSPKQSQLFEPFIRDYEFIRAAEGRASDDPAYYLALPYEDRSGRMPGQWMIRARTFRNIERCILTRLASHQVRPLRILDLGAGNGWLSYRLSLLGHVPVAVDLLTNDDDGLGAASHYAANLATMFPRVQASLNQLPFADATFDLAIFNASFHYAENYTKTLAEALRCTRRGGAVVIADTPWYKLEESGRKMVEEKHNHFRATYGIASDSRPSLEFLTPERLRDMAATLGITWQVYKPYYGLNWALRPVRARLRNRRTPSQFRIYMAEVTS; the protein is encoded by the coding sequence ATGACAACACTTCAACTCATACCTTCTCTTTCGAATCCAGCCACATCGCTAAGCGGGCAACCAGTACTTCTGTGCTGTCGTTGCTCCTCCGTTCTCACGACGCTCGACGCAACCACCTCCACCTCCTGCTCGCACTGTAACGCCGAGACTCTCTGCGACAAAGGTATCTGGCGCTCCCTCTCACCCAAGCAGTCCCAACTATTCGAACCCTTTATCCGCGACTATGAGTTCATCCGTGCTGCCGAAGGCCGCGCCAGCGATGACCCCGCTTACTATCTCGCTCTGCCCTACGAAGATCGCTCCGGCAGAATGCCCGGCCAGTGGATGATCCGCGCCCGCACCTTCCGCAACATCGAACGCTGCATCCTCACACGTCTCGCATCCCACCAGGTCCGCCCTCTTCGCATCCTCGATCTCGGCGCAGGCAACGGCTGGTTGAGCTACCGTCTCTCGCTCCTCGGACATGTCCCCGTCGCCGTCGACCTCCTCACCAACGATGACGATGGCCTCGGCGCAGCCTCACACTACGCCGCGAACCTCGCCACCATGTTCCCCCGCGTCCAGGCCAGCCTCAACCAGCTTCCCTTCGCGGACGCTACATTCGATCTTGCCATCTTCAACGCTTCCTTTCACTACGCTGAGAACTACACCAAGACCTTAGCCGAGGCTCTCCGCTGCACACGACGTGGCGGTGCCGTCGTCATCGCCGACACCCCCTGGTACAAACTCGAAGAGAGTGGCCGAAAGATGGTTGAAGAGAAGCACAATCACTTCCGCGCCACCTACGGCATCGCCTCCGACTCACGACCAAGCCTCGAATTCCTCACTCCGGAACGCCTCCGAGACATGGCAGCCACTCTCGGAATAACGTGGCAAGTCTATAAGCCCTACTACGGTCTCAACTGGGCACTGCGCCCAGTCCGCGCCCGGCTGCGCAATCGCCGCACCCCCTCGCAGTTCCGTATCTACATGGCAGAGGTCACCTCATGA
- a CDS encoding class I SAM-dependent DNA methyltransferase, giving the protein MSSTHPTNPITLAGLVFDRLAATYDNDFTNSLIGRAQRHAVWRIVRKTFHPGNNILELNCGTGEDALFLAQNNISVFACDASQQMIVRAEHRLKYQPTALPIVFCHLPTERIAELHPAPRFDGIFSNFSGLNCSADLDAVANSLASLIKPGDKLLLCFSTRFCLTEILYYLTRGNLRKSLRRCRGQAQATLDGASLTIYYPTLRQLRRSFAPNFRLSSHIGIGVAVPPSYLEPWVRRHPTIFSILCRLEATLSTLPILRSTGDHRLLTFEKVSS; this is encoded by the coding sequence ATGAGTTCTACCCATCCAACTAACCCCATCACATTGGCCGGCCTCGTCTTCGATCGCCTCGCCGCGACCTATGACAACGACTTCACCAACTCCCTTATCGGACGAGCCCAGCGCCATGCGGTTTGGAGGATTGTCCGTAAGACCTTTCACCCGGGTAACAACATCCTCGAACTGAACTGTGGCACCGGCGAAGACGCCTTGTTCCTCGCACAGAACAACATCTCCGTCTTCGCCTGCGACGCTTCGCAGCAGATGATCGTGCGAGCTGAACACCGCCTGAAGTATCAGCCCACAGCACTCCCAATCGTCTTCTGCCATCTCCCCACGGAGCGCATCGCCGAACTCCATCCCGCCCCGCGCTTCGACGGCATCTTCTCAAACTTCTCCGGCCTCAACTGCAGCGCCGACCTGGACGCCGTCGCCAACTCACTTGCAAGCCTCATCAAGCCCGGCGACAAGCTACTCCTCTGCTTCTCTACCCGCTTCTGCCTCACCGAAATCCTCTACTATCTCACTCGCGGAAATCTCAGGAAAAGCCTTCGCCGGTGCCGAGGACAGGCTCAAGCCACGTTGGACGGCGCATCCCTGACGATCTATTACCCCACACTCCGCCAGCTACGCCGCAGCTTTGCGCCAAACTTTCGCCTAAGCTCCCATATCGGCATAGGAGTCGCCGTCCCGCCGTCCTACCTCGAGCCGTGGGTTCGTCGGCACCCTACAATCTTCAGCATCCTGTGTCGCCTCGAAGCTACCCTGTCGACCCTCCCTATCTTGCGCAGCACCGGTGACCATAGGTTGCTCACCTTCGAGAAGGTGTCTTCATGA